From the genome of Onthophagus taurus isolate NC chromosome 5, IU_Otau_3.0, whole genome shotgun sequence, one region includes:
- the PNK gene encoding uncharacterized protein F21D5.5, with product MKAFLNPIKINQLKGNYCINLLAPRSLSKMSNKATSCYLKSIENPGTKLKLENDKLFELGRNEPSKIIDPKVSRKQLLLKANYESRIVKCVANGTNLSGCDGFALVENKMYLLNDNSILEVLIGIHQFEIIFEPKILEEPPTKKPKIVRALSEESGLWETIDQSLLIYTSPQFLDSSFGTLKDLKVAGFDMDGTLITTKSGQRFPVDYKDWKLWSPEVKLKLNRLSDKGYMIVIFSNQLRLGKENAKYVPFFKKKIENISKEFNVPLKAFIATQRDIYRKPAPGMWDVLKRSYPNINDDESIFVGDAAGREKNWGVGKKKDHSLADRLFALNIGIKFKTPEEFFLEARSVPFQMPSFDPRNLSCFNQEIPLESDKQEVIMMVGCQGSGKSYFYQQNIAPHGYILINRDMLGSKEKCLRLLDEALKTGKCVTIDNTHPNKESRAQYLNVCKNYDVPVKCFVMKVPSKQIKHNNYFRTITDKNHAVISDILINTYLKNFQYPDLNEGFTKIYEFEFNPKFKNVEDEKLYKMFLLET from the coding sequence ATGAAGGCTTTTTTAaaccccataaaaattaatcaattaaaaggTAATTATTGCATCAATTTATTGGCGCCAAGAAGCTTGTCAAAAATGTCCAACAAAGCAACAtcttgttatttaaaatcaatcgAGAACCCAGgaactaaattaaaattagaaaatgatAAGTTATTCGAACTTGGACGCAATGAACCatcaaaaattatcgatcCTAAAGTTTCAAGGAAGCAACTTCTTCTTAAAGCGAACTACGAAAGTAGAATTGTTAAATGTGTAGCGAATGGAACGAATTTATCAGGATGTGATGGTTTTGCTTTGgtggaaaataaaatgtatcttCTTAACGATAATAGCATCTTGGAGGTTTTAATCGGTATCCATCAATTTGAGATTATttttgagccaaaaattttagaagaacCACCCACTAAAAAGCCAAAAATTGTTAGAGCTTTAAGTGAAGAATCCGGGTTATGGGAGACTATTGATCAATCCTTACTAATATATACATCACCTCAATTTTTAGATTCTTCATTTGGTACATTAAAAGACTTAAAAGTTGCTGGTTTTGATATGGATGGAActttaataacaacaaaatcagGTCAAAGATTTCCTGTTGATTACAAAGATTGGAAGTTATGGTCCCCAGaggtgaaattaaaattaaatcggtTGTCTGACAAAGGTTATATGattgtaattttttctaaCCAACTCCGTTTGGGGAAAGAAAACGCCAAATATGTTccgttttttaagaaaaaaattgaaaacatttCCAAAGAATTTAATGTTCCTTTAAAAGCTTTTATAGCTACACAACGAGATATTTACAGAAAACCTGCCCCTGGGATGTGGGATGTTTTAAAACGTTCTTATCCTAATATTAATGATGATGAAAGTATTTTTGTTGGGGATGCAGCGGGTCGCGAAAAAAATTGGGGTGTGGGTAAAAAGAAAGATCATTCTTTAGCAGATAGATTATTCGCGTTAAACATTgggattaaatttaaaaccccTGAGGAATTTTTTTTGGAAGCACGATCAGTTCCCTTTCAAATGCCTTCCTTTGATCCCCGAAATTTAAGCTGTTTCAATCAAGAAATTCCATTAGAATCTGATAAACAAGAAGTTATCATGATGGTTGGTTGTCAAGGTTCTggaaaatcttatttttatcaacaaaatatAGCACCTCACGgatacattttaattaacagAGACATGTTGGGGTCAAAAGAGAAATGTTTGAGGCTTTTAGATGAGGCTTTAAAGACAGGAAAATGTGTCACCATCGATAATACTCACCCAAATAAAGAATCGCGAGCGCAATACTTAAatgtttgtaaaaattatGATGTTCCTGTTAAATGTTTTGTTATGAAAGTTCCTTCGAAACAAATTAagcataataattattttcgtaCCATCACAGATAAGAATCACGCCGTTATTagcgatattttaattaatacttatttaaaaaactttcaatACCCCGATTTAAACGAAGGGTTTACGAAAATTTACGAATTCGAGTTTAATCcgaaatttaaaaacgttGAGGACGAgaaattgtataaaatgtttttgttagagacttaa
- the LOC139429736 gene encoding uncharacterized protein: MSERIDIALIQEPWLANTGRISGLGNLSEHSDRDCVAAVLRIRGEKGWTEIVICSAYFPGTENDLPPAAVRDIIAYSRRNNLQVVVGCDANAHHTMWASTNTNERGELLFDYLLGEGLTVNNVGAKPTFVTRNRAEVLDITFSSIILSSKITSWKVSSEPSCSDHRHIQFKIDLGMKSDCTYRNPRSTNWDLFKSCLADNVTSVIATVRNCDQVEIATEQISVAIRSAYHSSSPLKVKSSNRGTPWWNESLSSERQEVRKLFNRAKTLGEWEKYKQALTNYTKNIRKAKRESWRRFCEGVKDTPSSARIHKILARNPAPPLGSLRRPDGSFTDSSRASLELLM, translated from the exons ATGAGTGAGCGAATTGATATTGCCCTCATTCAGGAACCATGGCTCGCCAATACCGGGCGCATCAGCGGACTCGGTAATTTATCCG AGCATAGCGACCGCGATTGTGTGGCTGCGGTTCTGAGAATCCGAGGTGAGAAGGGCTGGACAGAAATTGTCATCTGCTCGGCATACTTCCCCGGAACGGAAAATGACCTTCCCCCGGCCGCTGTGCGAGACATAATTGCCTACAGCCGGAGGAATAACCTGCAAGTTGTTGTTGGATGTGACGCCAATGCCCACCACACAATGTGGGCAAGCACCAACACAAATGAAAGAGGTGAGTTACTTTTTGACTACCTATTAGGGGAGGGGCTTACTGTTAATAATGTAGGCGCCAAACCAACCTTTGTTACCAGAAATAGAGCAGAGGTACTTGACATTACGTTCAGCTCAATTATATTAAGCTCTAAGATAACCTCCTGGAAGGTATCCTCTGAACCGTCGTGTTCAGATCATAgacatattcaatttaaaattgatctaGGGATGAAATCGGACTGTACGTACCGTAATCCCCGTAGCACTAATTGGGATCTGTTTAAGAGTTGCCTTGCAGATAACGTAACTAGTGTTATTGCAACCGTTAGGAACTGTGATCAGGTTGAAATAGCCACGGAGCAGATCTCTGTGGCAATTCGCTCTGCATATCACAGTAGCAGTCCACTGAAGGTGAAAAGTAGTAATCGGGGCACACCCTGGTGGAACGAATCTCTTAGCTCCGAAAGACAAGAGGTCCGAAAGCTTTTCAACCGGGCCAAGACATTAGGTGAATGGGAGAAATATAAACAGGCTCTAACGAATTACACCAAAAACATACGTAAGGCAAAAAGAGAGTCTTGGAGGAGGTTCTGTGAGGGAGTGAAAGACACACCCAGCAGTGCAAGAATTCACAAGATTCTCGCTAGAAATCCGGCACCACCCCTGGGCTCACTTAGGCGGCCTGACGGTAGTTTTACGGACTCTAGCAGAGCCTCGTTGGAGCTTCTAATGTAG
- the LOC111426109 gene encoding medium-chain specific acyl-CoA dehydrogenase, mitochondrial-like, with protein MAHLNKIFKTCLKPSLRAFSSTPSSIGYNFELSDSQREIHELIKKFVKDEIIPKAAHYDKTGEYPWPIFKGMWKLGLANRHIPAEFGNTELTAFESGLIDEELGFGCSGIQTAVSGTNLGQAPIIMAANKEQKKKYLGRLIDEPIVAAYAVTEPSGGSDVNAVRTKAEKKGDEYILNGQKMWITNGGVANWYFVLARTHPDPKCPANKAFTGFIVERDWPGVIPGRKEQNMGQRASDTRGITFEDVRIPKENVLIGEGAGFKIAMSTFDKTRPSVAAAATGLAARALHEASKYALERKAFGVPIAHHQAIAFKLADMAINVELARLGWKKGAWETDCGIRNSYSASIAKCFAGDIANQCASDAVQIFGGNGFNSEYPVEKLMRDAKIFQIYEGTAEIQRLVISRHILSAAKDLA; from the exons atggCCCATTTAAATAAG atttttaaaacatgtttGAAACCATCGTTGAGAGCCTTTTCTTCCACACCATCATCAATTGGATATAATTTTGAGTTATCTGATAGTCAAAGAGAAATCCAcgaattaataaagaaattcgTTAAAGACGAAATAATTCCTAAAGCAGCTCATTATGATAAAACGGGGGAATATCCTTGGCCGATTTTTAAGGGAATGTGGAAGTTGGGGTTAGCAAATAGGCACATTCCAGCTGAATTTG GAAACACCGAATTAACCGCTTTCGAATCTGGTTTAATCGACGAAGAACTCGGCTTCGGATGCAGCGGGATTCAAACTGCAGTATCCGGAACTAATTTAGGG cAAGCACCGATTATTATGGCCGCAAATAAAgagcaaaagaaaaaatatctaGGTAGATTAATCGACGAACCTATTGTAGCG gCTTACGCTGTAACTGAACCATCAGGAGGTTCCGATGTAAACGCCGTTCGAACTAAAGCCGAGAAAAAAGGCGACGAATACATCCTAAACGGCCAAAAAATGTGGATAACCAACGGTGGAGTCGCAAATTGGTACTTTGTTTTAGCACGAACCCATCCTGACCCGAAATGTCCCGCGAACAAAGCATTCACAGGTTTTATCGTTGAAAGAGATTGGCCTGGGGTAATCCCCGGAAGGAAAGAACAAAATATGGGGCAAAGGGCGTCAGATACGCGGGGAATCACCTTCGAAGATGTTCGAATTCCCAAAGAAAATGTGTTAATCGGCGAAGGAGCCGGTTTTAAAATCGCCATGTCGACATTCGACAAAACAAGACCTTCAGTTGCAGCTGCCGCAACTGGTTTAGCAGCTCGAGCTTTACACGAAGCTTCAAAATACGCTTTAGAAAGAAAAGCTTTTGGCGTCCCAATAGCCCACCATCAAGCCATCGCTTTCAAATTGGCCGATATGGCGATTAATGTTGAATTGGCTCGTTTGGGATGGAAAAAAGGTGCTTGGGAAACCGATTGCGGGATAAGAAATAGTTACTCAGCTTCGATCGCTAAATGTTTCGCCGGAGACATTGCGAATCAATGTGCTTCAGATGCTGTTCAAATCTTTGGAGGAAACGGCTTTAATAGTGAATATCCCGTTGAAAAGTTGATGAGGGACgcgaaaattttccaaatttatgAGGGAACCGCTGAAATTCAGAGACTTGTCATTTCTAGGCATATTCTTAGTGCTGCTAAAGATTTggcttaa
- the LOC111426110 gene encoding protein CFAP276: MAITRVRNRGPTPFIGSEGELVKPFPKVGKAAIGTAWSEGLSCFDRLYGCQTLCSARRYAHFHAFPNLIPKDVLDFRLQSAYNPDEELFSDKVDVVLQKETLNIDTWRRLRNTRDIKPERDAISAAAAVACHGKPIAYKKYNESHPVFIGGIKERRHPSNIKLMNSGHHSPQTNAGYSRHDSDGSAYYY, translated from the exons atggcGATTACCAGAGTTAGAAATCGTGGACCTACACCGTTTATAGGATCAGAAGGTGAACTTGTTAAACCGTTTCCAAAAGTTGGTAAGGCCGCAATCGGAACAGCTTGGTCTGAGGGGTTATCGTGTTTCGATCGATTATATGGTTGTCAAACTTTATGTAGTGCAAGAAGATATGCGCATTTTCACGCATTTCC AAATCTTATTCCAAAAGATGTCTTAGATTTTCGCTTACAATCAGCTTACAATCCAGATGAGGAATTATTTAGCGACAAGGTAGATGTtgttttacaaaaagaaactttaaatataGATACATGGAGAAGGTTAAGGAATACGAGGGATATTAAACCAGAAAGGGATGCTATAAGTGCAGCTGCTGCTGTTGCATGTCACGGAAAACCAATtgcttataaaaaatataacgaa TCACATCCCGTATTTATCGGAGGAATTAAAGAAAGACGACATCCCAGCAACATAAAGTTGATGAATTCTGGCCATCATTCCCCACAAACTAACGCTGGTTATTCAAGACATGATAGTGATGGAAGCGcttattattactaa
- the LOC111426111 gene encoding uncharacterized protein — MAFGGHPNIDVYDEEFNNYLNIAKGLIRKIKRGGDRRICTKWITKLCKLESDDPQVKKNRNEFFKYMLVILHRSLDEKPKFHEMPQYNAKHEKLNESLGGKTFMSRWSQDKRTYVAVKPIPQGGALVYMAVAKEPNMGWEYGRH; from the exons ATGGCGTTCGGTGGTCATCCTAATATTGATGTCTACGATGAGGAGttcaacaattatttaaatatcgcTAAAGGTCTTatacgaaaaattaaaagagggGGTG aTCGAAGAATCTGCACAAAATGGATTACAAAACTATGCAAATTAGAATCGGACGACCCACAAGTAAAGAAAAATCGAaacgaatttttcaaatacatgCTTGTCATCCTTCATCGGTCGCTCGACGAAAAACCGAAATTTCACGAGATGCCACAATACAACGCAAAGCACGAGAAGCTTAATGAAAGCTTGGGGGGTAAAACTTTTATGAGTCGATGGTCGCAGGATAAAAGAACTTACGTCGCGGTTAAACCTATCCCGCAAGGAGGAGCTTTGGTTTATATGGCTGTCGCCAAAGAGCCAAATATGGGATGGGAATATGGTCGtcattaa